The following are encoded together in the Flavobacterium sp. TR2 genome:
- a CDS encoding GLPGLI family protein: MKKIFFYMALLLVSSQIQAQKDFQGMAVYESKTQAPKFEGMRGNRDITPEMQKNMEERMKKMLEKTFILNFDKAASIYKEEEKLEAPGQQQGGFRVMFSSLTGGGGTFYKDVKTKTYTVDKEFMGKEFLVVDSLPKLNWKLEQETKQIGGYNCYKATAVKQTSKTDFRNFRPKNNDDKKDEAKKTSGDTKTNFADNFEMPKEIVVTAWYTPEIPINQGPENYWGLPGLILEINDGTTTILCSKIVLNAKDKVEIKPSKKGKVISQKEYDETVIKKMEEFREMNRGRAGGPPPPMGR, from the coding sequence ATGAAAAAGATATTTTTTTATATGGCTTTATTGCTTGTTTCTAGTCAAATTCAAGCTCAAAAAGATTTTCAAGGAATGGCCGTTTACGAGTCCAAAACACAGGCTCCAAAATTTGAAGGAATGCGCGGAAATAGAGATATTACGCCAGAAATGCAGAAAAATATGGAAGAGCGTATGAAAAAAATGCTCGAAAAAACATTTATTTTAAATTTCGATAAAGCAGCTTCAATTTATAAAGAAGAAGAAAAACTGGAAGCACCAGGCCAGCAGCAGGGCGGTTTTCGAGTAATGTTTAGCTCTTTGACAGGAGGCGGAGGCACTTTTTATAAAGATGTAAAAACAAAGACATATACCGTAGATAAAGAATTTATGGGCAAGGAGTTTCTTGTTGTCGATTCGCTGCCAAAATTAAACTGGAAATTAGAACAGGAAACCAAACAAATTGGAGGTTATAACTGCTACAAAGCGACAGCCGTAAAACAGACGAGTAAAACCGATTTTAGGAATTTCAGACCTAAAAACAATGATGATAAAAAAGACGAAGCAAAAAAAACTTCGGGAGATACAAAAACCAATTTTGCCGATAATTTTGAAATGCCAAAAGAAATTGTCGTGACGGCTTGGTATACGCCAGAAATTCCGATCAATCAAGGACCAGAAAATTATTGGGGACTTCCGGGATTAATCTTAGAAATCAACGATGGAACAACTACAATTTTGTGTTCAAAAATTGTTTTGAATGCCAAAGATAAAGTGGAAATAAAACCTTCTAAAAAAGGAAAAGTAATTTCTCAAAAAGAATATGACGAAACGGTGATTAAAAAGATGGAAGAATTTAGAGAGATGAACCGCGGCAGAGCTGGCGGACCTCCACCTCCAATGGGAAGATAA